Proteins from a single region of Streptococcus mitis:
- the deoD gene encoding purine-nucleoside phosphorylase: MSIHIAAQQGEIADKILLPGDPLRAKFIAENFLEDAVCFNEVRNMFGYTGTYKGHRVSVMGTGMGMPSISIYARELIVDYGVKKLIRVGTAGSLNEDVHVRELVLAQAAATNSNIIRNDWPQYDFPQIASFDLLDKAYHIAKELGMTTHVGNVLSSDVFYSNYFEKNIELGKWGVKAVEMEAAALYYLAAQHHVDALAIMTISDSLVNPDEDTTAEERQNTFTDMMKVGLETLIAE, from the coding sequence ATGTCTATCCATATTGCTGCTCAGCAGGGTGAAATTGCTGATAAAATTCTTCTTCCTGGGGATCCTCTTCGTGCGAAGTTTATTGCGGAAAATTTCCTTGAAGATGCTGTTTGTTTTAACGAAGTGCGTAACATGTTTGGTTACACTGGTACTTACAAGGGCCACCGTGTATCAGTCATGGGAACTGGGATGGGGATGCCATCGATTTCGATTTATGCGCGTGAGTTGATTGTGGACTACGGTGTGAAGAAATTGATTCGTGTGGGAACTGCAGGTTCTTTGAATGAAGATGTCCACGTTCGTGAATTGGTTTTGGCGCAGGCAGCTGCAACCAACTCTAACATCATCCGCAATGACTGGCCACAGTACGATTTCCCACAAATCGCTAGCTTTGATTTGCTGGACAAGGCCTACCATATCGCCAAAGAACTTGGTATGACCACCCACGTTGGGAACGTTTTGTCTTCTGATGTCTTTTATTCAAACTACTTTGAAAAGAACATCGAACTTGGTAAATGGGGAGTCAAGGCTGTGGAAATGGAAGCAGCAGCTCTTTACTATCTTGCTGCTCAACACCATGTTGATGCTTTAGCTATTATGACTATCTCTGATAGCTTGGTCAATCCAGATGAAGACACGACTGCAGAAGAACGCCAAAATACCTTCACTGATATGATGAAGGTTGGTTTGGAAACCTTGATTGCAGAGTAA
- a CDS encoding chloride channel protein translates to MLIELRSIFRKIPYNFRLFLAVILQGIVSGLSGIFLHYLLEIIEGLAFGQSEHHTGFLTDGVSSSRIGLSLIIVGLGSSLVWYFLQKGSKIYSIKAQMKDETSQYKLHFLKQLFHSIWQIIAVGGGASIGKEAAPREIGTLFAGPIGKICILSMKDCIFLLACGAGAGLAAVYQVPLTSVFFVFETLGIALSIKRFVLVGLTTYVSTYIAGLVISDQALYQIPAITWSLKEVWIVPLLLLFLTPLAWLFGRLSKAASSNRIKDKRILLTLPSAFLFLAGLASYFPHLLGNGRMMAQEVLNGSNGKTVLLLFILKAVVVLIILWAGAYGGTLTPSFALGMAGAALLGMILGGDSQPSILLLGSVCFLSVTLRAPFSATGLVIGFTGLGIVSLPYLLVTAVLAYEFAKMLDRFPWASILCQKSRNKVIR, encoded by the coding sequence ATGTTAATAGAATTGAGGAGTATTTTTCGAAAGATTCCTTATAATTTTAGATTATTCCTAGCAGTAATTCTACAAGGAATAGTTTCGGGTTTATCTGGTATATTTCTCCATTATCTTTTAGAGATAATAGAGGGTCTAGCTTTTGGTCAGTCAGAGCATCATACTGGATTTTTGACAGATGGAGTTTCCTCCTCAAGGATAGGACTAAGTTTAATAATTGTTGGTCTTGGCTCATCCTTGGTCTGGTATTTCTTGCAAAAAGGGTCGAAGATTTATTCCATCAAAGCTCAGATGAAGGATGAGACTTCACAATACAAGCTTCATTTTCTAAAACAGCTATTTCATTCAATTTGGCAGATCATTGCAGTTGGAGGGGGAGCCTCTATTGGCAAAGAAGCTGCACCACGAGAGATTGGAACTCTATTTGCAGGACCAATTGGAAAAATATGTATACTGTCTATGAAGGATTGTATCTTTCTCCTTGCTTGTGGTGCTGGTGCTGGTTTAGCAGCTGTCTATCAGGTTCCATTAACAAGTGTTTTCTTTGTTTTTGAAACTCTAGGAATTGCTCTATCTATTAAACGATTTGTCTTAGTCGGTTTGACTACCTATGTTTCAACCTATATAGCAGGCTTGGTTATTTCAGATCAGGCTCTTTACCAGATTCCAGCTATCACATGGTCACTAAAGGAAGTGTGGATTGTACCTTTATTACTTCTTTTCTTAACCCCACTAGCTTGGCTTTTTGGTCGCTTAAGTAAGGCAGCATCTTCAAACAGAATAAAAGATAAACGAATACTTCTCACATTGCCCTCAGCTTTTCTTTTTCTTGCTGGATTGGCAAGTTATTTTCCACATCTACTTGGAAATGGACGTATGATGGCTCAGGAAGTATTAAATGGTAGCAATGGCAAAACAGTACTCCTTTTGTTTATCTTAAAAGCAGTGGTCGTTCTTATTATCCTTTGGGCAGGGGCCTATGGTGGTACTCTTACGCCATCTTTTGCCTTGGGGATGGCTGGAGCTGCTCTCTTGGGCATGATTCTAGGTGGGGATAGCCAGCCAAGCATTTTGCTTTTGGGATCGGTTTGCTTTTTGTCTGTGACCTTGAGGGCGCCCTTTTCTGCAACTGGATTAGTAATAGGTTTCACTGGGCTAGGTATAGTTTCTCTTCCGTATCTCTTAGTAACAGCTGTTTTAGCCTATGAATTTGCAAAAATGTTAGACCGCTTTCCTTGGGCTAGCATACTGTGTCAGAAGTCAAGGAATAAAGTAATTAGGTAG
- a CDS encoding purine-nucleoside phosphorylase produces the protein MTFLDKIKETAAFLKDKGIQAPEFGLILGSGLGELAEEIENPVVVDYAEIPNWGRSTVVGHAGKLVYGDLAGRKVLALQGRFHFYEGNPLEVVTFPVRVMKVLGCEGVIVTNAAGGIGYGPGTLMAISDHINMTGQNPLMGENLDDFGPRFPDMSKAYTPEYRTTAHEVAKKLGIKLDEGVYIGVTGPTYETPAEIRAYKTLGADAVGMSTVPEVIVAAHSGLKVLGISCITNFAAGFQEELNHEEVVEVTERVKGDFKGLLKAILAEL, from the coding sequence ATGACATTTTTAGATAAAATCAAGGAAACAGCTGCTTTCCTGAAAGACAAGGGAATCCAAGCGCCTGAGTTCGGTCTAATCCTTGGATCAGGTCTGGGAGAACTTGCAGAAGAAATCGAAAATCCTGTTGTAGTAGACTATGCTGAGATTCCAAACTGGGGTCGCTCTACAGTAGTCGGTCACGCTGGTAAATTGGTATATGGTGATCTTGCAGGTCGCAAGGTCTTGGCTCTTCAAGGGCGTTTCCATTTCTACGAAGGAAATCCTCTGGAAGTGGTGACTTTCCCAGTTCGTGTCATGAAAGTTCTTGGATGTGAAGGTGTCATTGTAACCAATGCTGCAGGAGGTATCGGCTACGGTCCTGGTACTTTGATGGCTATCTCAGACCATATCAATATGACGGGGCAAAACCCATTGATGGGTGAAAACTTGGATGATTTTGGTCCTCGTTTCCCAGATATGTCTAAGGCCTACACACCAGAATACCGTACTACTGCCCATGAAGTGGCTAAAAAGCTTGGTATCAAGCTTGATGAAGGTGTCTATATCGGTGTAACTGGCCCGACTTATGAAACACCAGCAGAAATTCGTGCTTATAAGACACTTGGAGCAGATGCAGTCGGTATGTCCACTGTTCCTGAAGTTATTGTGGCAGCTCACTCAGGCTTGAAAGTTCTAGGAATTTCATGTATTACTAACTTTGCGGCTGGTTTCCAAGAAGAACTTAACCACGAAGAAGTTGTAGAAGTGACCGAACGTGTTAAAGGTGACTTTAAAGGCTTACTTAAAGCGATTCTTGCAGAATTGTAA
- a CDS encoding DUF1697 domain-containing protein — protein MTRYALLVRGINVGGKNKVVMAELRQELTELGLGKVETYINSGNIFFTSTVPKVRLVEKLETFFEVHYPFIQSFSLLSHEDYEAELENLPKWWTKDLARKDVLFYTEGLDVDQVIEKVESLELKDEVVHFGRLGIFWGKFSEESYYATAYHKCLLKMPFYRNITIRNAKTFDKIGQMLKTNKGDMQ, from the coding sequence ATGACGCGCTATGCTTTGCTGGTTAGAGGCATCAATGTTGGTGGAAAGAATAAGGTCGTCATGGCGGAGCTTCGTCAAGAATTGACAGAGTTGGGACTGGGAAAGGTTGAAACTTACATCAACAGTGGCAATATTTTCTTTACTTCGACAGTTCCCAAAGTCCGATTGGTTGAAAAGTTAGAGACTTTCTTTGAAGTCCATTATCCATTTATTCAGAGCTTTTCTTTGCTGAGTCATGAAGACTATGAAGCGGAACTTGAAAATCTACCTAAATGGTGGACTAAAGATTTGGCACGAAAGGATGTCCTCTTTTACACGGAGGGCTTGGATGTGGATCAAGTCATTGAGAAAGTTGAAAGTTTGGAACTGAAAGATGAAGTGGTTCATTTTGGAAGACTTGGGATTTTCTGGGGGAAATTCTCTGAAGAATCCTACTATGCAACTGCCTATCATAAGTGCTTGCTCAAGATGCCTTTCTATCGCAATATTACCATTCGCAATGCCAAAACCTTTGACAAAATCGGTCAAATGCTAAAAACTAATAAAGGAGACATGCAATGA
- a CDS encoding phosphopentomutase, giving the protein MPKFNRIHLVVLDSVGIGAAPDANNFVNAGVPDGASDTLGHISKAVGLNVPNMAKIGLGNIPRETPLKTVPAESNPTGYATKLEEVSLGKDTMTGHWEIMGLNITEPFDTFWNGFPEEILTKIEEFSGRKVIREANKPYSGTAVIDDFGPRQMETGELIIYTSADPVLQIAAHEDIIPLDELYRICEYARSITLERPALLGRIIARPYVGEPGNFTRTANRRDLAVSPFAPTVLDKLNEAGIDTYAVGKINDIFNGAGINHDMGHNKSNSHGIDTLLKTMGLAEFEKGFSFTNLVDFDALYGHRRNAHGYRDCLHEFDERLPEIIAAMRENDLLLITADHGNDPTYAGTDHTREYIPLLAYSPAFKGNGVIPVGHFADISATVADNFGVETAMIGESFLDKLV; this is encoded by the coding sequence ATGCCAAAATTTAATCGTATTCACTTGGTGGTACTGGATTCTGTAGGAATCGGTGCTGCACCAGATGCTAATAACTTTGTCAATGCAGGGGTTCCAGATGGAGCTTCTGACACACTGGGACACATTTCAAAAGCAGTTGGTTTGAATGTCCCAAACATGGCTAAAATTGGTCTTGGAAATATTCCTCGAGAAACTCCTCTCAAGACTGTTCCAGCTGAAAGCAATCCAACAGGATATGCAACAAAATTGGAAGAAGTATCTCTTGGTAAGGATACTATGACTGGACACTGGGAAATCATGGGACTCAACATTACGGAGCCCTTCGATACTTTCTGGAACGGATTCCCAGAAGAAATCCTGACAAAAATCGAAGAATTTTCAGGACGTAAGGTCATTCGTGAAGCTAACAAACCTTACTCAGGAACGGCTGTTATCGATGATTTTGGACCACGTCAAATGGAAACTGGGGAGTTGATTATCTATACTTCAGCTGACCCAGTTTTGCAGATTGCTGCCCACGAAGACATCATTCCTTTGGATGAACTCTACCGTATCTGTGAATATGCTCGTTCGATCACCCTTGAGCGTCCTGCCCTTCTAGGTCGTATCATTGCCCGTCCATATGTTGGTGAACCAGGTAACTTCACTCGTACAGCAAATCGTCGTGACTTGGCTGTATCCCCATTTGCACCAACCGTTTTGGATAAATTGAACGAAGCTGGTATTGATACTTACGCTGTTGGTAAAATCAATGATATCTTTAACGGTGCTGGTATTAACCATGACATGGGCCACAACAAGTCAAACAGCCACGGAATTGATACACTATTGAAGACCATGGGCCTTGCTGAGTTTGAAAAAGGATTCTCCTTCACAAACTTGGTGGACTTTGATGCCCTTTACGGTCACCGTCGCAATGCTCATGGTTACCGTGATTGTTTGCATGAGTTTGATGAACGCTTGCCTGAAATTATCGCAGCCATGAGAGAGAACGACCTTCTCCTGATTACTGCGGACCATGGAAATGACCCAACTTATGCAGGAACAGACCACACTCGTGAATACATTCCACTTTTGGCTTACAGTCCTGCCTTTAAAGGAAACGGTGTCATTCCAGTTGGACATTTTGCAGATATCTCAGCGACAGTGGCGGATAACTTTGGTGTTGAAACTGCCATGATTGGGGAGAGTTTCTTAGATAAATTGGTGTAA
- the rpiA gene encoding ribose-5-phosphate isomerase RpiA, with protein sequence MENLKKMAGIKAAEFVKDGMVVGLGTGSTAYYFVEEIGRRIKEEGLQITAVTTSSVTSKQAEGLNIPLKSIDQVDFVDVTVDGADEVDSQFNGIKGGGGALLMEKVVATPSKDYIWVVDESKLVDKLGAFKLPVEVVQYGAEQVFRRFERAGYKPSFREKDGQRFVTDMQNFIIDLALDVIEDPIAFGQELDHIVGVVEHGLFNQMVDKVIVAGRDGVQILTSTKAN encoded by the coding sequence GTGGAAAATCTGAAGAAAATGGCAGGTATCAAGGCTGCTGAGTTTGTCAAAGATGGGATGGTTGTCGGACTGGGAACGGGTTCTACTGCCTATTATTTTGTCGAAGAAATCGGTCGTCGTATTAAGGAAGAAGGCTTGCAGATTACAGCTGTAACGACTTCTAGTGTGACTAGTAAACAGGCTGAAGGGCTTAATATCCCACTCAAGTCTATTGACCAAGTAGACTTTGTCGATGTGACAGTCGACGGGGCGGATGAAGTGGATAGCCAGTTCAACGGGATCAAAGGTGGTGGTGGTGCCCTTCTGATGGAGAAGGTTGTCGCAACGCCCTCAAAAGACTACATTTGGGTAGTGGATGAAAGCAAGCTGGTCGACAAACTAGGTGCTTTTAAATTGCCTGTAGAAGTGGTTCAGTATGGCGCAGAACAAGTCTTTCGTCGTTTTGAGCGAGCTGGCTACAAACCAAGTTTCCGTGAAAAAGATGGTCAACGTTTTGTGACCGATATGCAGAACTTTATCATTGACCTTGCCTTGGATGTCATTGAAGATCCAATTGCCTTCGGGCAAGAATTGGACCATATCGTTGGTGTCGTGGAGCACGGCTTATTCAACCAAATGGTGGATAAGGTCATCGTTGCTGGACGAGATGGAGTTCAGATTTTAACTTCAACAAAAGCAAACTAA
- a CDS encoding peptidase U32 family protein, whose product MEKIIITATAESIEQVKQLLEAGVDRIYVGEKDFGLRLPTTFSYDQLREIANLVHDTGKELIVAVNALMHQDMMDRIKPFLDFLEEIKTDYITIGDAGVFYVVNRDGYSFKTIYDASTMVTSSRQINFWGQKAGASEAVLAREIPSAELFKMPEILEIPAEVLVYGASVIHHSKRPLLQNYYNFTHIDDEKTRKRDLFLAEPSDPESHYSIFEDNHGTHIFANNDLDLMTKLTELVEHGFTHWKLEGLYTPGQNFVEIAKLFIQARSLIQEGNFSHDQAFLLDEEVRKLHPKNRFLDTGFYDYDPDMVK is encoded by the coding sequence ATGGAAAAGATTATCATTACAGCAACTGCTGAAAGTATTGAACAAGTTAAACAACTTCTCGAAGCTGGCGTAGACCGTATCTATGTCGGTGAGAAAGATTTTGGCCTTCGCCTGCCAACGACCTTTAGTTATGACCAATTGCGTGAAATCGCTAATCTGGTTCATGATACTGGTAAGGAATTGATCGTTGCGGTTAACGCCCTCATGCACCAAGATATGATGGATCGTATCAAGCCTTTCTTAGACTTTTTGGAAGAAATCAAGACAGACTACATTACGATTGGGGATGCAGGTGTCTTTTACGTAGTCAACCGCGATGGTTATTCCTTTAAGACCATCTACGATGCTTCAACCATGGTAACTAGCAGTCGCCAGATTAACTTCTGGGGACAAAAGGCTGGCGCATCTGAGGCTGTTTTGGCGCGTGAAATTCCATCAGCTGAACTTTTCAAAATGCCAGAGATTTTGGAAATTCCTGCTGAAGTTTTGGTTTACGGAGCTAGTGTTATTCACCATTCTAAGCGTCCGCTCTTGCAAAACTACTATAACTTCACGCATATCGATGATGAAAAGACTCGCAAGCGTGACCTTTTCTTGGCAGAGCCAAGTGACCCTGAGAGCCATTATTCCATTTTTGAAGACAATCATGGTACTCATATCTTTGCCAATAACGACCTTGATTTGATGACAAAATTGACAGAATTGGTAGAGCATGGCTTTACTCACTGGAAACTAGAAGGGCTCTACACTCCTGGTCAGAACTTTGTTGAAATTGCAAAACTCTTTATCCAAGCGCGTAGCTTGATTCAAGAGGGCAATTTTAGCCATGACCAAGCCTTCTTGCTGGATGAAGAAGTACGTAAACTTCACCCTAAAAACCGTTTCCTTGATACAGGATTTTATGACTACGATCCTGACATGGTTAAATAG
- a CDS encoding DUF3270 domain-containing protein, with product MPVRKLQSYEVDYQEELSQQVPRYQDYTPEAQSDANLKEILFFVNIAVFCICIAIFSFIFLSLKLSPALAFVAAIGSSLLVLKVQRSIIKRKRRR from the coding sequence ATGCCCGTAAGAAAATTACAATCCTATGAGGTAGACTATCAAGAAGAATTAAGCCAGCAGGTTCCTCGCTATCAAGATTATACACCTGAAGCGCAATCTGATGCCAATCTCAAGGAAATCCTATTTTTTGTTAATATCGCTGTTTTTTGTATCTGTATTGCTATCTTTAGTTTTATCTTTTTATCATTAAAATTATCACCTGCTCTTGCCTTTGTCGCAGCAATCGGATCCAGTTTACTTGTCTTAAAAGTTCAACGATCTATTATCAAACGAAAACGTAGAAGATAA
- the ciaH gene encoding two-component system sensor histidine kinase CiaH — protein sequence MFSKLKKTWYADDFSYFIRNFGVFTLIFSTMTLIILQVMHSNLYTSVDDKLHGLSENPQAVIQLAVNRATEEIKDLENAATDTSKTEVKPNVSSNTEVILFDKNFTQLLSGNRFLGLDKIKLEKKELGHIYQIQVFNSYGQEEIYRMILMETNISSVSTNIKYAAVLINTSQLEQASQKHEQLIVIVMASFWILSLLASLYLARVSVRPLLESMQKQQSFVENASHELRTPLAVLQNRLETLFRKPEATIMDVSESIASSLEEVRNMRFLTTNLLNLARRDDGIKPELAEVPTSFFNTTFTNYEMIASENDRVFRFENRIHQTIVTDQLLLKQLMTILFDNAIKYTEEDGEIDFMISATDRNLYLLVSDNGVGISAEDKKKIFDRFYRVDKARTRQKGGFGLGLSLAKQIVDALKGTITVKDNKPKGTVFEVKIAIHTPSKKKK from the coding sequence ATGTTCAGTAAACTAAAAAAAACATGGTATGCGGATGACTTTAGTTATTTTATCCGCAACTTTGGTGTCTTCACTCTGATTTTCTCTACCATGACTCTGATTATTTTACAAGTCATGCATTCGAATCTCTATACTTCGGTGGATGATAAGCTTCATGGACTGAGTGAAAATCCTCAGGCAGTTATTCAGCTTGCTGTAAATAGGGCAACAGAAGAGATTAAAGATTTAGAGAATGCCGCTACAGATACTAGTAAGACTGAAGTAAAACCCAATGTCAGTTCCAATACGGAGGTTATTCTTTTTGATAAGAATTTTACCCAGCTCCTTTCTGGAAACCGATTTTTGGGATTGGATAAGATTAAGTTAGAGAAAAAAGAACTAGGACATATCTATCAGATTCAAGTTTTTAATAGCTATGGACAAGAAGAAATTTATCGCATGATTTTGATGGAAACGAATATTAGTTCGGTTTCAACCAATATCAAGTATGCGGCTGTCTTGATTAATACCAGTCAGTTGGAGCAGGCCAGTCAAAAGCATGAGCAATTGATTGTAATTGTGATGGCTAGTTTCTGGATTTTGTCTTTACTTGCCAGTCTCTATCTAGCTAGGGTCAGTGTTAGGCCCCTGCTTGAGAGCATGCAGAAGCAACAGTCCTTTGTGGAAAATGCCAGTCATGAGTTACGAACTCCACTTGCAGTTTTGCAAAACCGCTTAGAGACCCTTTTTCGTAAGCCAGAAGCAACCATTATGGATGTGAGCGAAAGTATTGCCTCTAGTTTGGAAGAAGTCCGAAATATGCGGTTTTTGACGACGAACTTGTTGAATTTAGCTCGTAGAGATGATGGGATTAAGCCGGAACTTGCAGAAGTTCCAACCAGTTTTTTCAATACGACTTTCACAAACTATGAGATGATTGCTTCTGAAAATGACCGTGTCTTTCGTTTTGAAAATCGTATCCATCAAACGATTGTCACAGATCAGCTTCTTTTGAAACAACTGATGACCATTCTATTTGATAATGCCATCAAATATACTGAGGAGGATGGTGAAATTGATTTTATGATTTCAGCGACTGATCGTAATCTTTATTTGCTAGTTTCCGACAATGGAGTCGGTATTTCAGCAGAAGATAAGAAGAAAATTTTTGATCGTTTTTATCGAGTGGACAAGGCTAGAACCCGTCAAAAAGGTGGTTTCGGTTTAGGTTTATCCCTAGCCAAGCAAATTGTAGATGCCCTAAAAGGAACCATTACTGTTAAAGATAATAAACCGAAAGGAACAGTCTTTGAAGTGAAGATTGCCATCCACACACCATCTAAAAAGAAAAAATAA
- the ciaR gene encoding two-component system response regulator CiaR, whose translation MIKILLVEDDLGLSNSVFDFLDDFADVMQVFDGEEGLYEAESGVYDLILLDLMLPEKNGFQVLKELREKGITTPVLIMTAKESLDDKGHGFELGADDYLTKPFYLEELKMRIQALLKRSGKFNENTLTYGNIVVNLSTNTVKVEDTPVELLGKEFDLLVYFLQNQNVILPKTQIFDRLWGFDSDTTISVVEVYVSKVRKKLKGTTFAENLQTLRSVGYILKDVQ comes from the coding sequence ATGATAAAAATCTTATTAGTTGAGGATGACCTAGGCCTGTCAAATTCAGTATTTGACTTTTTAGATGATTTTGCGGATGTCATGCAGGTATTTGATGGGGAAGAAGGTCTCTACGAAGCTGAAAGTGGCGTCTATGACTTGATTTTGCTCGATTTGATGTTACCTGAAAAAAACGGCTTCCAAGTCTTGAAAGAATTGCGTGAAAAGGGGATTACGACTCCAGTTCTGATCATGACTGCCAAGGAAAGTTTGGATGACAAGGGACATGGATTTGAACTGGGAGCAGATGATTATCTGACCAAACCTTTCTACCTAGAAGAACTCAAAATGCGAATTCAAGCCCTTCTCAAACGTTCAGGCAAGTTTAATGAAAACACCTTGACATATGGAAATATTGTAGTTAATTTGTCAACCAATACCGTTAAAGTCGAAGATACTCCTGTCGAATTGTTGGGGAAAGAGTTCGATTTATTAGTTTATTTCCTTCAAAATCAAAATGTTATTTTGCCGAAGACTCAGATTTTTGATCGTTTATGGGGATTTGATAGTGACACAACGATTTCAGTTGTCGAAGTTTACGTTTCAAAAGTCCGTAAGAAATTAAAAGGAACCACTTTTGCAGAGAATTTGCAAACCTTGCGCAGTGTTGGGTATATTTTAAAAGATGTTCAGTAA